The following coding sequences lie in one Trichoderma breve strain T069 chromosome 1, whole genome shotgun sequence genomic window:
- a CDS encoding phosphotransferase enzyme family domain-containing protein, which yields MEDPNDGEVFHRIFDQREVKRWGESKVKKSGPALRGYEADTLKFIAEKTTIPVPKVYDTDWQDGRMTAFYMEYIPGKTLDKIWDDLKKEQKIAIAKELKGYMAQLRSLKGTYIGALDRNKALIGKKMPHECGPFETEREFNSYIMEDITSTTPNMLRRYARHALSHNHEIVFTHGDIAPRNVIIGEDKKVAAIIDWEESGWYPEHWEYMKAFQYLEPMMDWPDYLTIIFPPKYEKEYIGQCFLDSIMYH from the coding sequence ATGGAAGACCCAAATGATGGGGAAGTGTTTCACAGAATCTTCGATCAACGAGAGGTAAAGAGATGGGGTGAGAGCAAGGTCAAGAAAAGCGGACCGGCCCTCCGTGGGTATGAAGCAGACACCTTGAAGTTTATTGCTGAAAAGACGACCATTCCAGTCCCCAAGGTGTATGATACCGACTGGCAAGATGGTAGGATGACGGCTTTTTACATGGAGTACATACCAGGTAAGACGCTCGATAAAATATGGGACGATCTGAAGAAGGAGCAAAAGATTGCCATCGCCAAGGAGCTTAAGGGGTACATGGCTCAACTGCGCAGCCTGAAGGGCACCTACATCGGGGCTCTTGATAGGAACAAGGCCTTGATTGGAAAGAAAATGCCTCACGAATGCGGCCCGTTTGAGACCGAGCGCGAGTTTAACAGTTACATCATGGAGGACATTACCAGCACGACGCCCAACATGCTGCGAAGGTACGCGAGGCACGCCCTCTCACACAACCACGAGATTGTCTTCACCCATGGCGACATTGCTCCTCGAAACGTCATCATTGGCGAAGACAAAAAGGttgccgccatcatcgaCTGGGAAGAGTCGGGCTGGTATCCGGAGCATTGGGAATACATGAAGGCGTTTCAATATCTTGAGCCGATGATGGACTGGCCGGACTACTTGACCATTATTTTCCCGCCCAAATACGAGAAGGAGTATATCGGACAGTGCTTCTTGGACAGTATCATGTATCATTGA